The proteins below come from a single Bartonella schoenbuchensis R1 genomic window:
- a CDS encoding protein-disulfide reductase DsbD domain-containing protein — translation MKKIQIFLNLQRISNIFYKKFLIIFSLTFVLLSSSNFTIAAQKEQESQLLATPWYESEGGSVRLALTKPSPSGIRNGFIEVMLKPKWKTYWRNPGNSGMAPFFNFNQQVSYEIFYPIPQLYETENDWSLGYKNKVVLPFSVSDSSENLSGSLTLGLCDEICIPFTVDFDFSSSTQKNTYLSPSLLKHAQAALPRAMDNEFTISAEKDENTLFIKVQNNSKIKILSLFLDGGDMQIGPAKKVSDHEEYTLFSAPIYFMPDELNQTIFYAISSQNHALSGTFIINTQSNSTVIP, via the coding sequence ATGAAAAAAATTCAAATATTTCTAAATTTACAAAGAATTTCAAATATCTTTTATAAAAAGTTTTTAATCATTTTTAGCTTAACGTTCGTTCTTTTAAGCTCATCCAATTTCACCATTGCTGCTCAAAAAGAACAAGAATCACAACTTCTTGCGACGCCTTGGTATGAATCAGAAGGTGGCAGCGTGAGATTGGCACTCACCAAACCTTCCCCTTCTGGAATAAGAAACGGTTTTATTGAAGTGATGCTCAAGCCAAAATGGAAAACCTATTGGCGCAATCCAGGAAACTCCGGTATGGCACCATTTTTTAACTTTAACCAACAAGTCTCTTATGAAATTTTTTACCCCATACCACAACTTTATGAAACAGAAAATGATTGGTCATTAGGTTATAAAAATAAAGTTGTACTACCATTTAGTGTTTCTGATTCAAGTGAAAATCTTAGTGGCTCTTTAACTCTTGGACTGTGTGATGAAATCTGTATCCCTTTTACTGTTGACTTTGATTTTTCCTCATCCACTCAGAAAAATACATATCTCTCTCCATCTTTATTAAAGCATGCCCAAGCTGCTCTTCCTCGTGCAATGGATAATGAATTTACAATAAGTGCTGAAAAAGATGAAAATACCTTATTTATAAAGGTACAAAATAACAGCAAAATCAAAATCTTATCTCTCTTTTTAGATGGAGGAGATATGCAAATTGGACCAGCAAAAAAAGTAAGCGATCATGAAGAATATACACTCTTTAGCGCACCTATATATTTTATGCCAGACGAGCTAAACCAAACAATTTTTTATGCAATTTCTTCTCAAAATCACGCCTTGAGTGGAACATTCATAATAAATACGCAATCAAATTCCACTGTCATTCCATAA
- the thrC gene encoding threonine synthase: MKYISTRGKAPALNFTDTIMTGLASDGGLYLPEKFPQFSPDALRALRGQSYATIAKTILWPFIDNEIERTTFENIITESYAVFRHPAICPLQQTGPNEFILELFHGPTLAFKDVAMQFLARLMDYILTKKNKRATIIGATSGDTGGAAIQAFAGRENSDIFILFPKGHISSVQQRQITTNHSANVHAIAIQGNFDDCQALVKAMFNDHNFRQKTALSGINSINWARIMAQIVYYFSSALSLGAPDRSVSFTVPTGNFGDIFAGYVAARMGLPIAQLVIATNDNDILHRALTSGVYEIRPTIHTTSPSMDIQVSSNFERLLFENCNRDSVWICNAMENLNQSGWFNLDKKQLKNICTLFSAGKSSVTETAQTINSVYKESGYLVDPHTAVALKVAREKKQSPIPMIVLATAHPAKFPDAIQNACGINAPWPSCLNDLMQREEHFTSLANDEKIVKDYISLKSRTSH; the protein is encoded by the coding sequence ATGAAATACATCAGTACAAGAGGCAAGGCTCCTGCTTTAAACTTTACTGACACAATTATGACGGGTCTAGCTAGTGATGGTGGTCTTTATCTTCCAGAAAAATTCCCTCAATTTTCACCTGATGCATTACGAGCGCTACGTGGTCAATCTTACGCTACAATTGCTAAAACCATTCTTTGGCCTTTTATAGATAATGAGATTGAGCGCACAACTTTTGAAAATATAATCACTGAATCTTATGCTGTTTTTCGCCATCCAGCAATCTGTCCATTGCAGCAAACCGGCCCCAATGAATTTATCCTTGAACTTTTCCACGGCCCTACTTTGGCATTTAAAGATGTCGCAATGCAATTTCTTGCTAGACTAATGGACTATATCCTGACTAAAAAAAATAAACGTGCAACAATTATTGGTGCTACATCAGGTGATACAGGCGGTGCTGCGATCCAAGCTTTTGCTGGGAGAGAGAACTCAGATATTTTTATTTTATTTCCTAAAGGGCACATATCATCAGTTCAGCAACGGCAAATAACCACTAATCACAGTGCTAATGTTCATGCTATAGCTATTCAAGGCAATTTTGATGACTGCCAAGCACTTGTCAAAGCAATGTTTAATGATCACAATTTCCGTCAAAAAACAGCGCTCTCAGGAATAAACTCTATAAACTGGGCGCGTATCATGGCGCAAATTGTTTACTATTTCTCATCTGCACTTTCCCTTGGGGCACCCGATAGATCTGTTTCATTTACCGTTCCTACTGGAAACTTTGGTGATATTTTTGCAGGTTATGTTGCTGCTCGTATGGGGCTACCTATTGCTCAATTGGTTATAGCAACAAATGATAACGATATTCTTCATCGTGCATTAACCAGTGGCGTTTACGAAATACGTCCTACAATACATACCACATCTCCTTCGATGGACATTCAAGTCTCTTCCAACTTTGAACGCTTATTATTTGAAAATTGCAATCGTGATTCAGTATGGATTTGCAATGCAATGGAAAATTTGAACCAATCAGGCTGGTTTAACCTTGATAAAAAGCAACTTAAAAATATTTGTACTTTGTTTTCTGCTGGAAAAAGTAGTGTAACTGAAACAGCACAAACAATTAATAGTGTTTATAAAGAAAGTGGTTACCTGGTTGATCCACACACAGCAGTTGCACTGAAAGTAGCCCGAGAAAAGAAGCAATCACCTATTCCAATGATCGTCCTTGCTACTGCTCACCCTGCTAAATTTCCTGATGCTATCCAAAACGCTTGTGGTATTAATGCGCCATGGCCATCTTGTCTAAATGATTTAATGCAGCGCGAAGAGCACTTTACAAGTCTTGCTAATGATGAAAAAATAGTCAAAGATTATATCTCTTTAAAATCGCGTACATCGCATTAG
- a CDS encoding homoserine kinase, whose protein sequence is MAVHTDVHQSDLEEFLTRYSIGCLLSYQGIAEGIENSNFTLHTTKGRFILTLYEKRVSESDLPFFCSLMQHLHQRGIPCPQPVLQNDGTIIGKLADRPAVIVTFVEGAWVRKPDVYHCCEVGTGLAQLHLAGQDFVPNRKNTLSIVDLRPLWASCQTKEDTLLQKFGQKIDTELAFLEKNWPLYLPTGIIHADLFNDNVFFLDHCLSGIIDFYFACNDFFAYDLAICLNAWCFESDYSYNLVKARGLLESYQKIRPLIPLELSAILLLVRGAALRFLLTRLYDWFNTPAGSFVVKKDPLEYWHKLSFFSSVDSLTELGF, encoded by the coding sequence ATGGCAGTTCATACTGACGTACATCAAAGCGATTTGGAAGAATTTTTAACGCGTTATTCAATAGGTTGTCTTCTATCTTACCAGGGAATAGCAGAAGGTATCGAAAACTCAAATTTTACACTTCATACAACAAAAGGAAGGTTTATTTTAACACTTTATGAAAAACGCGTTTCAGAAAGTGATTTACCCTTTTTTTGTAGTCTTATGCAGCATTTACATCAGCGTGGGATTCCTTGTCCTCAGCCAGTTCTGCAGAATGATGGTACAATAATTGGTAAGTTAGCAGATCGCCCTGCTGTTATTGTTACCTTTGTGGAAGGGGCATGGGTGCGTAAGCCTGATGTATATCATTGTTGTGAAGTAGGTACTGGTTTGGCACAGTTGCATTTAGCTGGGCAAGATTTTGTACCCAACCGCAAAAATACTCTTTCTATTGTAGATTTGAGACCATTATGGGCAAGTTGCCAAACAAAAGAAGATACTTTATTGCAAAAGTTTGGACAAAAAATTGATACAGAGTTAGCATTTTTAGAAAAAAACTGGCCATTATATTTACCAACAGGCATTATTCACGCTGATTTATTTAATGATAATGTGTTTTTTTTAGACCATTGTCTTTCTGGTATTATAGATTTCTATTTTGCTTGTAATGATTTTTTTGCTTATGATTTAGCGATTTGTTTGAATGCTTGGTGTTTTGAAAGTGATTATTCTTATAATCTTGTCAAAGCACGTGGATTATTAGAAAGTTATCAAAAAATTAGGCCATTAATACCTTTAGAATTAAGCGCGATTCTTTTATTGGTGCGTGGTGCAGCTTTGCGCTTTTTACTAACACGCCTTTATGATTGGTTTAATACGCCTGCTGGTAGTTTTGTTGTTAAAAAGGATCCGTTGGAATATTGGCATAAACTTAGTTTTTTTAGTAGTGTGGATTCGTTGACTGAATTGGGTTTTTAG
- a CDS encoding YqgE/AlgH family protein — MKQRDGFLNGKLLIAMPGMSDKRFVRSVIYVCAHSNSGAMGIVLNQLHSIDFPELLLQLGVIEQAKKSYLSESIKKFPVRYGGPVDPSRGFVLHSGDYTCEATISVTDKIYLTATIDILKAISCEQGPQHALVALGYAGWKAGQLETEISANGWLISSASPSFIFESDLSNTYDESFTRMGINPTYLVSEIGHA, encoded by the coding sequence ATGAAGCAGCGTGATGGATTTTTAAATGGAAAATTGCTCATAGCAATGCCCGGAATGAGTGATAAACGCTTTGTCCGTTCTGTTATTTATGTTTGTGCTCATTCTAATTCTGGTGCTATGGGAATTGTTCTCAATCAATTGCACAGCATTGATTTTCCTGAGCTTTTACTTCAACTTGGAGTGATTGAGCAAGCAAAAAAAAGCTATCTTTCTGAATCGATAAAAAAGTTTCCAGTACGCTATGGTGGGCCTGTTGATCCTTCTCGTGGTTTTGTACTTCATTCGGGTGATTACACTTGTGAAGCAACTATTTCTGTTACAGACAAGATTTATCTTACTGCAACTATTGATATATTAAAAGCAATCAGTTGTGAACAAGGCCCTCAACATGCGCTGGTAGCATTGGGTTATGCTGGGTGGAAAGCAGGGCAGCTTGAAACAGAGATTTCTGCGAATGGGTGGTTGATCAGTTCTGCATCGCCTAGTTTTATTTTTGAAAGTGATTTAAGCAATACGTACGATGAAAGTTTTACCCGCATGGGCATTAATCCAACTTATCTCGTTTCTGAAATAGGTCATGCGTAA
- a CDS encoding M16 family metallopeptidase, whose product MGVDISRLSNGLTIATHTMQQIDSVALGIWVKVGSRNETFTQHGIAHLLEHMAFKGTENRTAFKIAADIEDVGGEINAHTSIETTAYFARVLKDDIPLAIDILSDIMICSKFDEDELEREKQVIIQEIGATYDVPDDIVFDHFTETAFRHQSLGRSILGTPKTVQSFTSADLHSFMNKHYSADRMIVVAAGAVNHESFLREVESRLSTFRSHSTTSFTNLANYIGGDFREYRDLMDTQVVLGFEGRPYHARDFYTAQILSIILGGGMSSRLFQEVREKRGLCYSIYSFHWGFSDTGLFGIHAATGQEGLETLLPVILDELSKASKNIHESELQRARAQYRANFTISQENPSSQAHLIARQMLLYDRPIPVSEMIERLELITPKRLTELATHLFTNSKPTLAAIGPVGRLINFDDLTSTLLSNITAPSERK is encoded by the coding sequence ATGGGTGTAGATATCAGCCGCCTTAGTAATGGTTTGACTATTGCCACGCATACAATGCAACAAATTGACAGTGTCGCACTTGGAATATGGGTTAAAGTTGGCTCACGTAACGAAACTTTTACACAACACGGCATTGCCCATCTCCTTGAACATATGGCTTTTAAAGGAACTGAAAACCGCACAGCCTTTAAAATTGCAGCCGATATTGAAGATGTTGGAGGGGAAATTAATGCCCATACCAGTATTGAAACAACTGCCTATTTTGCACGTGTACTTAAAGACGATATCCCGCTGGCTATCGATATTCTATCTGACATCATGATATGCTCAAAATTTGATGAAGACGAATTAGAGCGAGAAAAACAAGTGATTATTCAGGAAATTGGTGCTACCTATGATGTTCCGGATGACATTGTTTTTGATCATTTTACTGAAACAGCCTTTCGTCATCAGTCTCTTGGGCGCTCTATTTTAGGAACACCAAAGACAGTCCAATCATTTACGTCTGCTGACTTACATAGTTTTATGAATAAACACTACAGTGCAGACCGCATGATTGTAGTGGCTGCAGGAGCTGTGAATCATGAAAGCTTTTTGCGTGAAGTTGAAAGCCGTCTTAGTACTTTTCGCTCTCATTCAACAACCTCTTTTACCAACCTTGCCAATTATATCGGTGGTGACTTTCGTGAATACCGTGATTTAATGGATACACAAGTTGTTCTTGGTTTTGAAGGGCGCCCATATCATGCACGTGATTTCTATACAGCTCAGATTCTTTCAATTATTCTTGGAGGAGGCATGTCATCACGCTTATTTCAAGAAGTTAGAGAAAAACGTGGATTATGTTACTCTATTTATTCTTTTCACTGGGGGTTTTCAGATACTGGGCTTTTTGGTATCCATGCTGCTACCGGACAAGAAGGGCTAGAAACACTTTTGCCTGTCATTCTCGATGAACTTTCTAAAGCGAGTAAAAATATTCACGAAAGCGAACTTCAACGAGCGCGGGCACAATATCGCGCTAACTTCACAATATCACAAGAAAACCCATCTAGCCAAGCACACCTTATTGCACGCCAAATGCTTCTTTATGATCGACCAATTCCAGTATCTGAAATGATTGAACGCTTAGAGCTTATTACCCCAAAACGACTAACTGAACTTGCCACTCACCTTTTTACCAACTCAAAACCAACATTAGCAGCTATTGGTCCTGTTGGCCGGCTTATAAACTTTGATGATTTAACATCAACTCTTTTGTCTAATATAACCGCTCCTTCTGAACGTAAATAA
- the rnhA gene encoding ribonuclease HI, translating to MFNRKKVIEIYTDGACSGNPGPGGWGAILRWNGRERELYGGKEYTTNNQMELMAAICALNALKESCSIDLYTDSVYVRNGISMWLKGWKKNDWRTASNDPVKNVELWQALDDACSRHDVRWHWVKGHAGHPDNERADALARKAIAEYRKNGHFST from the coding sequence ATGTTCAATCGAAAAAAAGTCATTGAAATTTATACAGATGGTGCTTGCTCTGGAAATCCCGGGCCTGGAGGATGGGGAGCAATTTTACGCTGGAATGGTCGTGAACGTGAACTGTATGGTGGAAAAGAATATACGACTAATAATCAAATGGAACTTATGGCAGCAATTTGCGCGTTAAATGCCCTTAAAGAATCTTGTTCGATTGATCTTTATACAGACTCAGTCTATGTGCGCAATGGGATATCTATGTGGCTTAAAGGCTGGAAGAAGAATGACTGGCGCACCGCATCGAATGATCCTGTTAAAAATGTGGAATTATGGCAGGCTCTTGATGATGCTTGCTCCCGGCATGATGTTAGATGGCACTGGGTAAAAGGGCATGCCGGCCACCCAGATAATGAACGGGCAGACGCTCTTGCGCGTAAAGCAATTGCTGAATATCGCAAGAATGGACATTTTTCTACATAA
- the cyoE gene encoding heme o synthase has protein sequence MCILEELSAKNSQSIPPKANFYDYITLLKPRVMSLVVFTALVGLMVSPVTVNPLHGVLAILCIAVGGGGAGALNMWYDADIDAVMKRTKNRPIPTGKISRKKAFVFGLALSVLSVTVMGVFINWFSAIFLAFTIFFYVVIYTIWLKRVTPQNIVIGGAAGAFPPMIGWAAATGAISIESFLLFLIIFMWTPPHFWALSLFSSIDYDAAGIPIMPNVRGEYSTKKQILVYTVIMALCAVGPYIIGLAGITYGICSAILSVTFIYLSYRLWKADTRDETISMAKKVFFFSLFYLAAIFGILLIENRILYFII, from the coding sequence ATGTGTATTTTAGAAGAATTATCAGCTAAAAATAGTCAGTCAATTCCGCCAAAAGCCAATTTTTATGATTATATTACATTATTGAAACCCCGAGTTATGTCACTTGTTGTGTTTACAGCTCTGGTTGGGCTGATGGTGTCACCTGTTACTGTAAATCCACTTCATGGTGTGTTAGCAATTTTATGTATTGCTGTGGGCGGTGGTGGTGCGGGGGCACTTAATATGTGGTATGACGCTGATATTGATGCAGTAATGAAACGTACGAAAAATCGCCCTATTCCTACTGGTAAAATTAGCCGTAAGAAAGCATTTGTTTTTGGTTTGGCCCTTTCTGTGCTTTCGGTTACGGTTATGGGAGTTTTTATTAATTGGTTTTCAGCGATTTTTCTTGCTTTCACAATTTTCTTTTATGTTGTTATTTATACGATTTGGTTAAAACGTGTAACACCACAAAATATTGTTATTGGTGGTGCAGCTGGAGCTTTTCCACCAATGATTGGGTGGGCAGCTGCAACAGGGGCAATAAGTATTGAAAGTTTCTTATTATTTTTGATCATTTTTATGTGGACTCCACCGCATTTTTGGGCTCTTTCTTTATTTTCATCTATTGATTACGATGCAGCAGGTATTCCTATAATGCCCAATGTACGAGGTGAATATTCAACCAAGAAACAAATTTTAGTTTATACTGTAATTATGGCGTTATGCGCTGTTGGGCCTTATATTATAGGTCTTGCAGGTATTACTTATGGCATTTGTTCAGCAATTTTAAGTGTTACTTTTATTTATCTTTCTTATCGTTTATGGAAAGCTGATACACGTGATGAAACCATTTCTATGGCAAAGAAAGTGTTTTTCTTTTCATTGTTTTATTTAGCAGCTATATTTGGAATTCTTTTAATTGAAAATCGTATTTTGTATTTTATTATCTAA
- a CDS encoding EAL domain-containing protein, translating into MKSLHQIINIIIVIIISFFVQLTSAQAIEPIKISPQDTAIDLSKAIEIHHTNNPIFQTSTAPGPDGIIWRIEVQANNENFSGSWAVFALANPTDEQIDRLIVAPHYRIANSGLFWPDLGSTRIQSITPNEGFSLDRQASTNSDIFRITLNPGAVITFVAELNSANLPKIYLWKPEAYKDTINSYTLYHGILLGISGLLALLLTVLFVVRGTGLFPATAAVAWAILFYIGIDFNFLNKLFAITPTIEPIWRASTEIALAATLFIFLFTYLCLNRWHYHFSYGAIIWIIALCGLGTFAIYDPTRAAGIARVSFGLTTILGIILISYFSIRRYDRAIMLIPTWLLISFWSIAAFACIEGYLDNDIIQPALAGGLVLTVLLISFTIMQQTFSHDAFYEGIFSDLEQQALAAKGAGNIIWDWDVERDRIVVHPDMTPLFGTEAHKLNGTMNDWISALHHDDREHFHAMLDIILKNKKGRIDQIFRLSCGGGHYHWFSLRASPAIVKKDGKVTRVIGTIINITNHKKAEERLLHNAIYDNLTGLPNKQIFLDRLQHYISLAKVNIKIKPTVLMIDFDNFRQINHKLGIAVGDTVLLIIARRLSRLINTQDTLTRLFADRFAIILLSEIEPQKIAAFVNHLHKTISAPISLAEQEISLSTSIGLVTWNECRLNAKDIFHDSELAMIQAKQMGGNDIVPFRPNFRTLGLKHNNIEHDIHSAIKHNEIKILYHPIFNLSDGQIIGFEAIVEWHHPYHGNLNVNDFIKIVESEQITTDLAQFIIDNAIADLIKIKKKCAQQPFFISINLPSVEMIHPNFISQLRSTLLRNPLNKGHLMIEVSEFVLRKNPEQSAHFLEQIKALGMNLALDHFGTGYSSLAYLVRYPFDMVKLDRSFVSLDSPKKKLVLKSIINMATDLNLQIIAEGVEDEKVALFLRQEGCKYIQSTIITKPITAEELITLIQNQFSYKKSDS; encoded by the coding sequence GTGAAAAGTTTGCATCAGATAATCAATATTATCATTGTTATAATCATTAGCTTTTTTGTTCAACTTACATCAGCACAAGCCATTGAACCAATTAAAATTTCTCCTCAAGATACGGCTATTGATCTATCAAAAGCAATCGAAATTCACCACACAAACAACCCCATTTTTCAAACAAGTACTGCGCCAGGACCAGATGGTATTATATGGCGTATTGAAGTACAGGCTAACAATGAAAATTTTTCTGGAAGCTGGGCAGTATTTGCCCTTGCAAACCCAACAGATGAACAGATAGACCGCCTTATTGTTGCACCTCACTATCGTATAGCTAATTCAGGTCTTTTTTGGCCAGATCTTGGATCAACACGTATTCAATCTATCACTCCAAATGAAGGTTTTTCTCTTGACCGTCAAGCTAGTACAAATTCTGATATTTTTCGTATTACACTCAACCCTGGTGCTGTCATTACATTTGTTGCAGAACTTAACTCTGCAAATCTGCCCAAAATCTATTTATGGAAACCTGAAGCTTATAAAGATACAATCAATTCCTATACGCTCTATCATGGTATCCTCCTTGGTATATCGGGCCTTTTAGCACTCTTACTAACCGTTCTATTCGTTGTTCGTGGAACAGGTCTCTTTCCTGCAACAGCTGCTGTTGCTTGGGCAATTCTTTTCTATATTGGTATTGACTTCAATTTTTTGAATAAACTCTTTGCAATTACACCAACAATAGAGCCAATTTGGCGTGCTAGTACAGAAATTGCACTTGCAGCAACACTTTTCATTTTCCTTTTTACCTATTTATGTTTGAACCGCTGGCATTATCATTTTAGCTACGGAGCAATCATATGGATTATAGCTCTTTGTGGCTTGGGAACATTTGCTATTTATGATCCGACCAGAGCTGCTGGTATCGCACGTGTATCATTTGGTCTTACCACTATACTTGGTATTATCTTAATCAGTTATTTTTCAATCCGCCGCTATGATCGTGCAATTATGCTTATCCCAACATGGTTGCTCATCAGCTTCTGGTCTATTGCAGCTTTTGCCTGCATAGAAGGATATTTAGATAACGATATTATTCAACCAGCTCTAGCAGGAGGGTTGGTGCTTACTGTTCTTCTTATTAGCTTTACCATTATGCAACAAACTTTTTCCCATGATGCTTTCTATGAAGGAATCTTTTCTGACCTTGAACAACAAGCACTTGCAGCAAAAGGAGCTGGGAACATCATTTGGGATTGGGATGTTGAGCGTGATCGTATTGTTGTTCATCCGGATATGACACCCCTCTTTGGTACTGAAGCACACAAACTTAATGGTACTATGAATGACTGGATTTCAGCCTTGCATCATGATGACCGTGAACACTTTCACGCCATGCTAGACATCATTCTTAAAAACAAAAAAGGACGTATTGACCAAATTTTTCGACTTTCTTGCGGTGGTGGTCATTATCATTGGTTTTCACTTCGCGCGAGTCCAGCTATTGTTAAAAAAGATGGAAAAGTTACCCGTGTGATTGGAACCATTATCAATATTACCAACCACAAAAAAGCCGAAGAACGTTTACTACATAATGCAATTTATGACAACTTAACTGGTCTTCCTAACAAACAAATTTTTTTGGATAGATTACAGCATTATATCTCTCTTGCTAAAGTAAATATAAAAATTAAACCAACTGTTTTGATGATTGATTTCGACAATTTCCGTCAAATCAATCACAAATTAGGTATAGCTGTTGGTGATACTGTACTCTTGATCATTGCACGACGTTTGAGCCGTCTTATTAATACCCAAGATACCTTAACTCGTCTTTTTGCAGATCGTTTTGCAATTATTTTACTCAGTGAAATTGAACCACAAAAAATTGCAGCATTTGTAAATCATCTGCACAAAACAATTTCAGCGCCTATTTCACTTGCAGAACAAGAAATATCGCTTTCAACATCAATTGGACTGGTTACATGGAATGAATGTAGATTAAATGCTAAAGATATTTTCCATGATAGTGAACTGGCAATGATCCAAGCAAAACAAATGGGTGGTAATGATATTGTACCTTTTCGCCCAAATTTTCGTACTTTAGGCCTTAAACATAACAACATTGAACATGATATTCATTCTGCCATAAAGCATAATGAAATAAAAATTCTCTATCATCCTATTTTTAATCTATCAGATGGACAGATTATAGGTTTTGAAGCGATCGTAGAATGGCATCATCCATATCATGGAAATTTAAATGTCAATGATTTCATTAAAATCGTAGAAAGCGAACAGATCACTACAGATCTGGCGCAATTTATCATTGATAATGCTATTGCTGATCTTATCAAGATAAAAAAGAAATGCGCTCAACAACCTTTCTTCATTTCAATCAATTTACCAAGTGTAGAAATGATTCACCCTAATTTTATAAGTCAATTGCGTTCTACCCTTCTTCGCAATCCACTTAATAAAGGGCACTTGATGATAGAAGTATCAGAATTTGTTTTGAGAAAAAATCCTGAACAATCAGCTCATTTCCTTGAGCAGATCAAAGCACTAGGAATGAATCTGGCATTAGATCATTTTGGAACAGGCTATTCATCACTTGCTTATCTCGTTCGTTATCCATTTGACATGGTCAAATTAGACCGCTCATTTGTCTCTCTCGATTCACCTAAGAAAAAGCTTGTTCTTAAATCAATTATTAATATGGCTACTGATCTTAATTTACAGATTATTGCAGAAGGTGTTGAAGATGAAAAAGTGGCTCTCTTCTTGCGTCAAGAAGGCTGCAAATATATTCAAAGTACAATTATCACCAAACCAATCACTGCCGAGGAATTAATTACTCTTATTCAAAATCAATTTTCTTACAAAAAATCAGACTCATAG
- the ispH gene encoding 4-hydroxy-3-methylbut-2-enyl diphosphate reductase codes for MCLLPPLTIRLCSPRGFCAGVDRAIQIVVLALKKYGAPVYVRHEIVHNRYVVEGLQQRGAIFIEELHEIPEEHRNQPVVFSAHGVPKSVPEEAHRYNLFYIDATCPLVSKVHKQAIRHQRYGRHVILIGHSGHPEVIGTMGQLEKGAVTLIETVEDAWRYQPENPDKLGFVTQTTLSVENTAEILDVLQKRFPALETPAAESICYATTNRQEAVKAAALGSDLFLIVGAPNSSNSRRLVEVAERFGAQRSVLVQCADEIDFDNLGALSVVSLSAGASAPEIIVDEIITAFHKRYNVKIELAETALETETFLVARELRDVVLTPQDMAFVNGYAKNTNK; via the coding sequence ATGTGCTTACTCCCCCCTTTAACAATACGCCTTTGTAGTCCGCGTGGTTTTTGTGCTGGGGTTGATCGTGCTATTCAAATTGTTGTTCTTGCATTAAAAAAATATGGTGCTCCAGTGTATGTTCGCCATGAAATTGTGCATAACCGCTATGTGGTTGAAGGGTTACAACAGCGTGGAGCCATTTTTATTGAAGAACTTCATGAAATTCCAGAAGAACATCGCAATCAACCCGTGGTGTTTTCTGCTCATGGTGTGCCAAAATCTGTACCAGAAGAGGCGCATCGTTATAATTTATTCTATATCGATGCAACATGCCCGTTGGTTTCTAAGGTTCATAAGCAAGCGATACGGCATCAACGTTATGGTCGTCATGTCATATTAATTGGTCATTCTGGCCATCCTGAGGTGATAGGAACAATGGGGCAGCTTGAAAAAGGAGCTGTTACATTAATTGAAACAGTAGAAGATGCTTGGCGTTATCAACCGGAAAATCCAGATAAATTAGGATTTGTGACACAAACAACGCTTTCTGTTGAAAATACAGCTGAAATTTTGGATGTTTTGCAAAAACGTTTTCCTGCGTTAGAGACACCGGCTGCCGAGTCAATTTGTTATGCTACGACCAATCGACAAGAAGCTGTTAAGGCAGCGGCGTTAGGGAGTGATTTATTTTTGATTGTTGGTGCACCAAACTCGTCTAATTCGCGGCGCTTGGTAGAGGTTGCTGAAAGGTTTGGTGCGCAGCGATCTGTTTTAGTTCAATGTGCTGATGAAATTGATTTTGATAATTTGGGTGCTCTTTCTGTTGTTAGTCTTTCAGCTGGGGCATCTGCTCCTGAAATTATTGTCGATGAAATTATTACAGCTTTTCATAAGCGTTATAATGTCAAAATAGAATTGGCTGAAACTGCATTAGAGACAGAGACATTTTTGGTCGCTCGCGAGTTGCGGGATGTTGTTTTAACCCCTCAAGATATGGCTTTTGTTAATGGTTATGCTAAAAATACTAACAAATAG